From the Ruania alkalisoli genome, one window contains:
- a CDS encoding Na+/H+ antiporter subunit D — translation MTWLVALPVVIPLVAAGLALALAKHSRVQGVISVVALTAVLIVAVALIFVTHTVGPQVVNVGGWAAPVGIAVVTDRLSALMLVVSAVVLLGVLLYSLAQGLADGPKGAPVAIYHPTYLVLAAGVAMAFTSGDLFNLYVGFEILLAASFVLLTLGGTGERIRAGAIYVVVSLLSSLLFLISIALLYGATGTLNLAQLADRIDALDPGLQTVLQIMLLMGFAIKAAIFPLSAWLPDSYPTAPAPVTAVFAGLLTKVGVYAIIRTQTLLFTDGTLDTVLMLAALLTMLVGIAGAVAQEDIKRLLSFTLVSHIGFMIFGISLASDVGLSAAIFYVAHHITVQTALFLVSGLIERRGGTTSLVRLGSLAKVAPALGVVFFVSAMNLAGIPPMSGFLGKAGLLQAGLADGTPLALVGVAVGLATSLLTLYAVVKAWNKAFWQEAPEPLPEASVPRGMFGPTAVLAAVGVVIALVAGPLYSYTDAAARDLRLQDPYISSVLVDDGRGEGQSADAQGGDS, via the coding sequence ATGACCTGGCTCGTCGCGCTCCCCGTGGTGATCCCCCTTGTCGCTGCCGGGTTGGCTCTCGCCCTCGCGAAGCACTCCCGCGTCCAGGGTGTGATCTCCGTGGTGGCGCTCACCGCCGTGCTGATCGTGGCGGTCGCGTTGATCTTCGTCACCCACACCGTGGGGCCGCAGGTGGTGAACGTCGGTGGCTGGGCAGCGCCGGTCGGGATCGCGGTGGTCACCGACAGGCTCTCGGCGTTGATGCTCGTGGTCTCGGCCGTCGTGCTGCTCGGAGTGCTGCTGTACTCCCTGGCACAGGGCCTCGCCGATGGCCCCAAGGGTGCGCCCGTGGCGATCTACCACCCCACCTATCTGGTGCTCGCAGCCGGGGTGGCGATGGCGTTCACCTCCGGCGACCTGTTCAACCTCTACGTCGGGTTCGAGATCCTGCTCGCCGCCAGCTTCGTGCTGCTCACCCTCGGTGGCACCGGTGAACGCATCCGGGCCGGCGCCATCTACGTCGTCGTCTCGCTGCTCTCCTCACTGCTGTTCCTGATCTCGATCGCACTGCTGTACGGGGCCACCGGAACTCTCAACCTGGCCCAGCTGGCCGACCGCATCGACGCCCTGGATCCCGGTCTGCAGACCGTCCTGCAGATCATGCTGCTCATGGGCTTCGCCATCAAGGCTGCGATCTTCCCGCTCTCGGCCTGGCTGCCGGACTCCTACCCGACCGCACCGGCCCCGGTCACCGCCGTATTCGCCGGATTGCTGACCAAGGTCGGCGTCTACGCCATCATCCGCACCCAGACACTGCTGTTCACCGACGGCACCCTCGACACCGTGCTCATGCTGGCGGCGCTGCTGACCATGCTCGTCGGGATCGCGGGGGCCGTCGCGCAGGAGGACATCAAACGTCTGCTCTCCTTCACACTGGTCAGCCATATCGGCTTCATGATCTTCGGGATCTCGCTGGCCAGCGATGTCGGGCTCTCCGCAGCAATCTTCTACGTGGCCCACCACATCACCGTGCAGACCGCGCTGTTCCTCGTGTCCGGCCTGATCGAGCGGCGGGGTGGGACGACCTCGCTGGTGCGCCTGGGGAGCCTGGCGAAGGTGGCCCCCGCGCTGGGCGTGGTGTTCTTCGTCTCCGCCATGAACCTGGCGGGGATCCCGCCGATGAGCGGATTCCTCGGAAAGGCGGGTCTGCTCCAGGCGGGCCTCGCGGACGGGACGCCATTGGCTCTGGTGGGGGTCGCCGTCGGGCTGGCCACCTCCTTGCTGACGCTCTACGCGGTGGTGAAGGCGTGGAACAAGGCGTTCTGGCAAGAGGCGCCGGAGCCGCTGCCTGAGGCGAGCGTGCCGCGGGGAATGTTCGGGCCGACGGCCGTCCTGGCTGCGGTCGGTGTGGTGATCGCGCTGGTGGCGGGGCCGCTGTACTCCTACACCGACGCGGCCGCGCGGGACTTGCGCCTGCAGGATCCCTACATCTCCTCGGTCCTCGTGGACGACGGGCGTGGCGAGGGTCAATCCGCGGATGCTCAGGGAGGTGACTCATGA
- the mnhG gene encoding monovalent cation/H(+) antiporter subunit G: MMIAASVCLIAGCLLTLVAAIGVARFPDMLARMHAATKPQVLGLMLLMAGLAFGLGSSQLTWKLVLVVVFQLLTAPVAAHMVGRAGYRTGKVRSDLLVRDELTEDLERARSREES, encoded by the coding sequence ATGATGATCGCCGCGTCGGTATGCCTGATCGCGGGCTGCCTGCTCACCCTCGTCGCCGCCATCGGCGTGGCGCGTTTCCCGGACATGCTGGCGCGGATGCATGCCGCCACCAAGCCGCAGGTGCTCGGTCTGATGCTGTTGATGGCCGGGCTGGCGTTCGGGCTCGGATCGAGTCAGCTCACCTGGAAGCTGGTGCTGGTGGTGGTCTTCCAGCTGCTGACGGCGCCGGTGGCCGCGCACATGGTGGGCCGTGCCGGGTATCGCACCGGGAAGGTGCGCTCGGACCTGCTGGTGCGAGATGAGCTCACCGAGGATTTGGAGCGGGCGCGCTCGCGAGAGGAGTCGTGA
- a CDS encoding Na+/H+ antiporter subunit E: protein MSGRGRWDWLQRVPMAVWMTAVWVLLWGHLTVANVLTGVLVSVLLLWVFPMPRVGFEGRVSLIGVLLLTGRLLVDVVRASVSVAIRALRWRQTPHGAVIRVPLRSESDLFLTLTAELTTLVPGSFVVEAHRFTGTLYLHVLDVTRPGALERARHDVFEQERRVMYAFATDADIEAAGFEPRPWRLRSRGSGRGTRSTRERHSFERGKVLPGDGEDES, encoded by the coding sequence ATGAGCGGGCGTGGTCGCTGGGACTGGCTGCAACGGGTGCCGATGGCCGTGTGGATGACGGCCGTGTGGGTGCTGCTCTGGGGGCACCTGACGGTTGCCAACGTCCTCACCGGGGTGCTGGTGAGCGTCCTGCTGCTGTGGGTCTTCCCGATGCCGCGCGTCGGATTCGAGGGCAGGGTGTCGCTGATCGGGGTGCTGCTGCTGACCGGTCGGCTGCTGGTGGATGTGGTGCGTGCTTCGGTGTCGGTGGCGATCAGGGCGCTGCGGTGGCGGCAGACCCCGCACGGGGCCGTGATCCGGGTGCCGCTGCGTTCGGAATCGGATCTGTTCCTCACTCTGACTGCCGAGCTGACCACCCTGGTACCGGGGTCCTTCGTGGTGGAGGCGCACCGGTTCACCGGGACCTTGTACCTGCACGTGCTCGATGTGACCCGTCCGGGGGCGCTGGAGCGAGCGCGCCACGACGTCTTCGAGCAGGAGCGCCGGGTGATGTACGCCTTCGCCACCGACGCCGACATCGAGGCAGCTGGTTTCGAGCCCCGGCCGTGGCGGCTGCGCTCGCGTGGGAGTGGCCGGGGAACCCGTTCGACGCGGGAGCGGCACTCGTTCGAACGCGGGAAGGTGCTTCCGGGAGACGGCGAGGACGAGTCGTGA
- a CDS encoding Na+/H+ antiporter subunit A, translating to MLQLIAVHLLAALAAPALVSRFGRRMFLPLALVPGSAAIWALTRLGDVLAGEVPVQSVAWVGSLDMHLTFRLDVLAWLMVLLVGGIGALVLIYCAWYFATGAKFLGRFSGIFIGFAGAMLGLVTTDNTLALYTFWELTTVFSYLLIGHYFTRKGSRRAGMQAIIVTTFGGLAMFAGFLILGAMPGGSFSLSELVSEPPAGTAATVAIVCVLVGALSKSALVPFHFWLPGAMAAPTPVSAYLHAAAMVKAGVYLVARLAPGFAEMDTWRWIILITGSATMLIGGYRSLKQHDLKLLLAFGTVSQLGFLILLVGQANQAVALAGLALIGAHAMFKAALFLTVGVIDASAGTRDLRQLSGLGRNLRGAAIPGFLATFSMVGLPPFAGYVGKEAVLEALTHDGGAYEGALLAVVVVGSVLTFAYGMRFLWGAFARKSGVADTQLDREPPGLFVPGFVLAVLGLGAGLLPGLGEGLFERYAATYPAGEPGHLTLWGGIGPALALTVVIVAVGLGLFALRGLVERAQDAVILGPDADRGYRTLMRRLDRAAVAVTSATQRGSLPGYLGIILVVTVVSAAIALGSSGVQIGQVRLFDSPAQLLVAGIIVIGAILTAQARRRLKAVVLLGVTGYGVVVLFALHGAPDLALTQALVETIALVVFILVLRRLPAYFSNRPLKSSRWWRAALGALVGVLAMALALIVPAARVADPVSVLFPTEAYEYGYGKNIVNVTLVDIRAWDTMGEIAVLLVAATGVASLVFARTRTRTGRVERMRDRRSGDAQVWPSELEDPATRLRPAQGTATAPRRARSWLTGPGALAPNRRSVIFEVATRLLFHTMLVFALFLLFSGHNAPGGGFVAGLIVGIALTVRYLAGGRYELGEAAPILPGALLGTGLFLSAGAGAVPLFFGGVVLQSVKIDVDLGILGEMHLVTSLFFDIGVFLVVVGLMLDVLRTLGAEIDRQGEATGTASPDIAHDSPRSSADDSRPLVGAGGEH from the coding sequence GTGCTGCAGCTGATCGCCGTGCACCTGCTCGCGGCTCTGGCTGCCCCGGCGCTGGTCTCGCGTTTCGGCCGGCGGATGTTCCTTCCGCTGGCGCTCGTGCCCGGCTCCGCCGCCATCTGGGCGTTGACCCGTCTGGGCGATGTCCTCGCCGGCGAGGTGCCCGTCCAGAGTGTGGCGTGGGTGGGCTCGCTGGATATGCACCTGACGTTCCGGCTCGACGTGCTCGCCTGGTTGATGGTGCTGCTGGTCGGCGGGATCGGCGCGCTCGTGCTGATCTACTGCGCCTGGTACTTCGCCACGGGTGCGAAGTTCCTGGGCCGGTTCTCCGGCATCTTCATCGGCTTCGCCGGCGCCATGCTGGGCCTGGTCACCACGGACAACACCCTGGCCCTGTACACCTTCTGGGAACTGACCACGGTCTTCTCCTACCTGCTGATCGGGCACTACTTCACCCGTAAGGGCTCCCGCCGCGCCGGCATGCAGGCGATCATCGTGACGACGTTCGGCGGCCTGGCCATGTTCGCCGGCTTCCTCATCCTCGGCGCCATGCCCGGCGGCTCGTTCTCGCTGTCCGAGCTGGTCAGCGAACCGCCCGCAGGCACCGCGGCCACGGTGGCGATCGTCTGCGTCCTGGTGGGTGCGCTCAGCAAGTCAGCGCTCGTGCCGTTCCATTTCTGGCTCCCTGGCGCGATGGCCGCACCCACTCCGGTGAGCGCCTACCTGCACGCTGCCGCGATGGTGAAGGCGGGCGTCTATCTCGTGGCCCGCCTCGCACCAGGTTTCGCGGAGATGGACACCTGGCGTTGGATCATCCTGATCACCGGGTCGGCCACGATGCTCATCGGCGGGTACCGCTCGCTCAAGCAGCACGACCTCAAGTTGCTGCTCGCGTTCGGCACCGTCAGCCAGCTCGGCTTCCTGATCCTGCTGGTGGGACAGGCGAATCAGGCCGTCGCGCTCGCGGGCCTGGCGCTCATCGGCGCCCACGCGATGTTCAAGGCCGCGCTGTTCCTGACCGTCGGCGTGATCGACGCCTCCGCCGGCACGCGCGACCTGCGTCAGCTCTCCGGCCTCGGGCGGAACCTGCGCGGGGCCGCCATCCCCGGCTTCCTCGCCACCTTCTCCATGGTGGGCCTGCCACCGTTCGCCGGGTACGTCGGCAAGGAGGCCGTGCTGGAGGCCCTCACCCACGACGGCGGAGCGTACGAGGGTGCGCTCCTCGCCGTCGTGGTGGTCGGGTCTGTGCTGACCTTCGCCTACGGGATGCGTTTCCTGTGGGGTGCCTTCGCCCGCAAGTCTGGTGTGGCCGACACCCAGCTGGACCGGGAACCTCCGGGGCTGTTCGTGCCTGGGTTCGTCCTCGCCGTCCTGGGCCTCGGCGCCGGGCTGCTCCCAGGGCTGGGGGAGGGGTTGTTCGAACGGTACGCGGCCACCTACCCGGCCGGGGAGCCGGGGCACTTGACCCTCTGGGGCGGCATCGGACCGGCGCTGGCGCTGACCGTGGTGATCGTCGCCGTCGGGCTCGGGCTTTTCGCATTGCGTGGGCTGGTGGAACGCGCGCAGGATGCGGTAATTCTCGGCCCGGATGCGGACCGTGGGTATCGCACCCTGATGCGGCGCCTGGACCGGGCGGCCGTGGCCGTCACCTCCGCCACGCAGCGTGGATCCCTGCCCGGCTATCTCGGGATCATCCTGGTGGTGACCGTGGTGTCGGCGGCGATCGCGCTGGGGAGCTCGGGGGTGCAGATCGGCCAGGTGCGGCTCTTCGACAGCCCCGCCCAGCTGCTGGTCGCGGGGATCATCGTGATCGGCGCGATCCTGACGGCGCAGGCCCGGCGGCGGCTCAAGGCCGTGGTGCTGCTCGGCGTGACCGGGTACGGCGTGGTGGTGCTGTTCGCCCTGCACGGTGCCCCCGACCTCGCTCTCACGCAGGCACTGGTGGAGACCATCGCACTGGTGGTGTTCATCCTCGTGCTGCGGCGGCTTCCGGCGTACTTCTCCAACCGGCCGCTCAAATCCAGCCGGTGGTGGCGGGCGGCACTGGGTGCACTCGTGGGTGTGCTGGCGATGGCGCTCGCCCTGATCGTTCCGGCGGCACGGGTGGCCGACCCGGTCTCGGTGCTCTTCCCGACGGAGGCGTACGAGTACGGATACGGCAAGAACATCGTGAATGTCACGCTCGTCGACATCCGCGCCTGGGACACGATGGGTGAGATTGCCGTACTCCTGGTGGCGGCAACCGGTGTGGCCTCGCTGGTGTTCGCCCGCACTCGTACCCGGACCGGACGGGTGGAGCGGATGAGAGACCGGCGCAGTGGCGATGCGCAGGTGTGGCCGAGCGAGTTGGAAGACCCGGCCACCAGACTGCGCCCGGCCCAGGGCACCGCAACCGCCCCTCGCCGGGCGCGGTCTTGGCTGACCGGTCCCGGCGCCCTCGCCCCGAACCGGCGGTCGGTGATCTTCGAGGTGGCGACACGGCTGCTGTTCCACACCATGCTCGTGTTCGCGCTGTTCCTGCTGTTCTCCGGCCACAATGCACCTGGCGGTGGCTTCGTCGCGGGCTTGATCGTCGGAATCGCGCTCACCGTCCGTTACCTCGCCGGCGGGCGGTACGAGCTCGGGGAGGCGGCGCCCATCCTGCCGGGTGCGCTGCTGGGCACCGGGCTGTTCCTCTCTGCCGGTGCGGGTGCGGTCCCGTTGTTCTTCGGGGGTGTGGTGCTGCAGTCGGTGAAGATCGACGTCGACCTCGGAATCCTCGGCGAGATGCACCTGGTCACCTCACTGTTCTTCGACATCGGCGTGTTCCTCGTGGTGGTGGGACTGATGCTGGACGTGTTGCGCACGCTCGGCGCCGAGATCGACCGGCAGGGTGAGGCCACGGGCACAGCCTCACCGGACATCGCCCACGACTCCCCGCGCAGCAGTGCCGACGACAGCCGCCCGCTCGTGGGCGCTGGAGGTGAGCACTGA
- a CDS encoding Na(+)/H(+) antiporter subunit C, with product MGVEMSPSLALVLAVGVLVGSGVYLLLERSLSRVIIGITLISNGVNLLFLIAGGAAGGPPLVGTTEPDQMADPLPQAMVLTAIVINLGITAFVLAMAYRSWQLHGHDEVQDDLEDRRIARRAARHEEDSRADDVGTDLATEAAEARDETEEEHSLETAHHGPRLGADDHEAEQRDRGEST from the coding sequence ATGGGCGTGGAGATGAGCCCGAGCCTGGCGCTGGTGCTCGCCGTCGGGGTCCTGGTGGGCTCGGGTGTGTACCTGCTGCTCGAACGCAGTCTCTCCCGGGTGATCATCGGGATCACGCTGATCAGCAACGGGGTCAACCTGCTCTTCCTCATCGCAGGCGGAGCGGCAGGAGGGCCGCCGCTGGTCGGGACCACTGAGCCGGACCAGATGGCCGACCCCCTGCCGCAGGCGATGGTGCTGACAGCGATCGTCATCAATCTGGGGATCACCGCCTTCGTGCTGGCGATGGCCTATCGCTCCTGGCAGCTGCACGGTCACGACGAAGTCCAGGACGACCTCGAAGACCGCAGGATCGCCCGCCGCGCCGCCCGGCACGAGGAAGACTCCCGAGCCGACGACGTCGGCACCGACCTCGCCACCGAGGCCGCTGAAGCCCGCGACGAGACCGAGGAGGAGCACTCGCTGGAGACCGCTCATCATGGACCTCGGCTGGGGGCCGACGACCACGAGGCCGAGCAGCGCGACCGGGGTGAGAGCACATGA
- a CDS encoding monovalent cation/H+ antiporter complex subunit F, which produces MSPVVMVVCAALLTAAAVVTLYRVEKGPSMLDRVVALDVLVSTLIGCLALVSLWFGREDLVLVLMVLALVGFVGAVTLARFAASEPEEERRILTEAEAAAAEAAELEDEESMGEDSR; this is translated from the coding sequence GTGAGTCCGGTGGTGATGGTGGTGTGTGCCGCGTTGCTGACTGCGGCTGCGGTGGTGACCCTGTACCGGGTGGAGAAGGGGCCGAGCATGCTCGATCGGGTGGTCGCCCTCGACGTGCTGGTCTCCACGCTGATCGGCTGCCTGGCGCTGGTCTCGCTGTGGTTCGGGCGGGAGGACCTGGTACTGGTGCTGATGGTGCTCGCGTTGGTCGGCTTCGTCGGGGCCGTGACACTTGCGCGGTTCGCGGCGTCGGAACCGGAAGAGGAACGCCGGATCCTGACCGAAGCCGAGGCTGCAGCAGCTGAGGCGGCCGAGCTCGAGGACGAGGAGTCGATGGGGGAGGACAGCCGGTGA
- a CDS encoding DUF4235 domain-containing protein yields MNISKLVTTLAAIAAGIAANKLLTMGWKAATGHEPPTGDADDGEISLGELVVFAAVSGAVVTFARTFATRGAKKWLDSGDLPPKK; encoded by the coding sequence ATGAACATCTCGAAGCTGGTCACCACGCTGGCCGCCATCGCGGCCGGTATCGCCGCGAACAAGCTGCTCACCATGGGGTGGAAGGCCGCAACCGGCCACGAGCCGCCCACTGGTGACGCCGATGACGGTGAGATCAGCCTCGGCGAGCTCGTCGTGTTCGCTGCCGTCAGCGGTGCGGTGGTCACGTTCGCGCGAACCTTCGCCACTCGCGGCGCCAAGAAGTGGCTCGATAGCGGAGACCTGCCGCCGAAGAAGTAG